One part of the Glycine soja cultivar W05 chromosome 11, ASM419377v2, whole genome shotgun sequence genome encodes these proteins:
- the LOC114373578 gene encoding TMV resistance protein N-like produces the protein MQAFSYLVEPFKYHVFLSFRGKDTRFTFTGNLYRALRDRGFCVFMDDQRIDKGEKISQELPKAIEESRIYIIVLSENFASSRYCLVEVVMILDEFAKGKGRWIVPVFFYVDPSVLVRTYEPALANQKKWSSDDKIEEWRTALTKLSKFPGFCVSRDGNIFEYQHIDEIVKEVSRHVLCPIGLDEKIFKVNLLLSSGSDGVRMIGICGEAGIGKITLAHEVFHFNADKVFDHCLLFYDVGGISNQSGILSILHGKRVFIIFQDIKHFKQLEDIRELTKQLGSGSKVIITAQDKHLLDRCGIGFESIYEIKRFSDSEADQFLKFKVLNSATVSPKYVNILNRIKSYALGHPWTLEVICSNLSGKSIEECESALLKYESITDRDIQKILEVSFSALEKCQQQMLIHIALYLKEQKLVDVEAELCNKYKVCPRLDIRVLLDKSLIKINHHGQVTLHTSTQEMIKDKASRFEEYGNQETQFVSNDGSGDWDPMELD, from the exons ATGCAAGCCTTTAGCTACTTGGTTGAGCCCTTCAAATATCATGTGTTCCTCAGCTTCAGAGGCAAAGATACACGCTTCACTTTTACTGGCAACCTCTACCGTGCTCTCCGAGATCGGGGATTCTGCGTCTTCATGGATGATCAGAGAATTGACAAGGGGGAGAAAATATCTCAAGAACTCCCCAAGGCGATTGAGGAGTCCAGGATTTATATTATCGTTTTATCTGAGAATTTTGCTTCTTCCCGGTATTGCTTAGTTGAAGTTGTTATGATTCTTGATGAGTTCGCTAAGGGGAAGGGTCGATGGATTGTGCCGGTTTTCTTCTACGTCGATCCCTCTGTTCTGGTTCGTACTTATGAACCGGCATTGGCGAACCAGAAGAAGTGGTCTAGTGATGACAAAATTGAAGAATGGAGGACTGCTTTGACTAAATTATCTAAATTTCCTGGCTTCTGTGTCAGCAG GGACGGGAATATATTTGAATACCAACATATTGATGAAATCGTTAAAGAGGTCTCTAGACATGTTCTCTGCCCAATTGGActtgatgaaaaaatatttaaggttAACTTGCTTTTGTCCTCTGGATCAGATGGAGTCCGCATGATTGGGATATGCGGAGAAGCTGGGATTGGTAAAATAACTTTAGcccatgaagtttttcacttcAACGCTGACAAGGTATTTGATCACTGTCTCCTTTTTTATGACGTGGGAGGAATTTCAAATCAGTCTGGAATTTTATCAATACTCCATGGAAAAagggtttttataatttttcaagatattaaaCATTTCAAGCAGTTGGAAGACATCCGAGAACTAACTAAGCAGCTTGGTTCTGGCAGCAAAGTCATCATTACTGCTCAAGATAAACATTTGCTTGATAGATGTGGGATTGGATTTGAaagtatatatgaaataaaaaggTTTAGTGATTCAGAAGCTGATCAATTTCTTAAATTCAAAGTTCTTAATTCTGCAACTGTTAGTCCAAAGTATGTGAACATTCTAAACCGAATCAAGTCTTATGCCCTTGGTCATCCATGGACTTTGGAAGTAATATGTTCCAACTTGAGTGGAAAATCAATAGAAGAATGTGAATCTGCATTACTCAAGTATGAATCTATAACAGATAGAGACATCCAAAAGATACTAGAAGTAAGCTTTAGTGCTTTGGAAAAATGTCAGCAGCAGATGTTGATTCACATTGCATTGTACCTCAAAGAACAGAAATTGGTAGATGTTGAAGCTGAACTTTGTAATAAGTATAAAGTCTGCCCCAGATTAGATATTAGAGTGTTGCTTGATAAAtctcttataaaaattaatcaccACGGTCAAGTGACATTGCATACCTCTACACAGGAAATGATTAAAGATAAAGCTT
- the LOC114373847 gene encoding TMV resistance protein N-like: protein MNMSLHFPFEVMSEPKTSEVLISCAKDTYQGFAGDLLRSLEVCGFSVKVVSEDHRDLKEEETECVRIFIIVFSHHYATSSSRLDKLTEIVNKYGAAEDRRIFPVFFEVEPSHVRFQKGSFDIAFDSHANHVEPGCLDRWIITLKEVTDFSGWSLNRSGNTYQHQVIENIVQKVSDHVSCSVGLPCRVEKVNDLLKSESDDRVRVLVYGEAGIGKTTVVRGVCRSNGGKFAYYCFLEKVGENLRNHGSVHLIRMLCSKIIVDNDSESGTEEEILRKKGKQLGKSLLVFEDIFDQEQLEYIVKVAYDCFSFNSKVIITAEKNCFLKCPEIEIYEVERLTEKESIELFNLKVFNSRYLEITYLGIIARAVTMASRVPYTLELIASYFREKSAEQCQYILDEFEKIPNENKKQVIVQMIFDALSNDQKKMLIHIAYNLIGQKKAIVEDRLHHLFGVWAKDGINMLLHKSLVKIDEQGQVTMHHLTHNMVKDMEYGKKEDQPASNYGSMCDSVELDKNGHVMEETQPSSNDYEPMECEYQNCSTSSS from the exons ATGAATATGTCGCTACACTTTCCATTCGAAGTCATGTCGGAACCCAAGACATCTGAAGTGCTGATCAGCTGCGCCAAAGATACATACCAAGGTTTTGCGGGCGATCTCTTAAGATCTCTCGAAGTATGCGGATTCTCCGTTAAGGTAGTCTCAGAAGACCATCGGGATCTTAAGGAAGAGGAAACTGAATGCGTCAGGATTTTCATTATTGTTTTTTCCCATCACTATGCAACTTCTTCATCTCGTTTGGATAAACTTACCGAGATCGTAAATAAGTACGGTGCGGCAGAAGATCGACGCATTTTTCCAGTTTTCTTCGAGGTGGAACCGTCTCATGTACGCTTTCAAAAAGGTAGTTTTGATATAGCCTTTGATTCTCATGCCAACCATGTGGAGCCTGGGTGCTTAGACAGGTGGATAATTACTCTGAAAGAAGTAACTGATTTTTCTGGCTGGAGTCTCAATCG GTCCGGGAATACATATCAACACCAGGTTATTGAGAATATAGTTCAAAAGGTCTCTGACCATGTTTCTTGCTCAGTTGGATTACCTTGTCGAGTGGAGAAAGTTAATGATCTTTTGAAATCTGAATCTGACGATAGAGTGAGGGTTTTGGTATATGGAGAAGCTGGAATAGGCAAAACAACTGTAGTTCGTGGAGTTTGTCGTTCCAATGGGGGGAAATTTGCCTATTATTGCTTTCTTGAGAAGGTGGGAGAAAATTTAAGGAATCATGGATCAGTACATCTCATAAGGATGCTTTGCTCTAAAATAATTGTTGACAATGATAGTGAGTCTGGAACTGAAGAAGAAATATTACGGAAGAAGGGAAAACAACTGGGAaagtctcttttggtttttgaaGACATTTTTGATCAAGAGCAGTTGGAATACATTGTTAAAGTAGCATATGACTGCTTTAGTTTCAACTCCAAAGTCATCATTACagctgagaaaaattgtttcctaaAATGTCCTGAGATTGAAATATATGAGGTAGAAAGGCTCACAGAGAAAGAGAGTATTGAATTGTTTAATTTGAAAGTGTTTAATTCTCGGTATCTAGAAATTACGTATTTGGGAATTATCGCACGAGCAGTAACTATGGCTTCTCGGGTTCCATATACTTTGGAACTGATAGCTTCCTACTTTCGTGAAAAAAGTGCAGAACAGTGTCAGTATATATTAgatgaatttgaaaaaattccaaatgaaaacaagaaacaagTGATAGTTCAAATGATCTTTGATGCTTTGAGCAATGATCAGAAGAAAATGTTAATTCATATTGCCTATAACCTCATTGGACAAAAAAAGGCAATAGTTGAAGACAGACTTCATCATCTTTTTGGTGTCTGGGCAAAAGATGGTATTAACATGTTGCTTCATAAATCTCTTGTAAAGATTGATGAGCAAGGTCAGGTGACAATGCACCACTTGACACATAACATGGTAAAAGATATG GAGTATGGCAAAAAAGAAGACCAACCTGCATCAAATTATGGTAGCATGTGTGATTCGGTGGAATTGGACAAAAAC GGGCATGTCATGGAAGAAACCCAACCTTCCTCAAATGATTACGAACCTATGGAATGTGAATATCAAAATTGTTCTACCTCCTCTTCTTGA